GGTGCGCACCCAACTGCAGAGGCTCAGTTCcaacagccctgtgaggaagGACGGCCGGAAGGCGGCAAAGTTCTCTGTGGAAGCATTGGGAAAGACCAGCATGGAGCCCACGTTGCAGACTGAGGAAAGACAGgcgagagaaaaggagaaagtaagAGAGAAATAATCTCACAAGGCGAGCTAAAACTTCTTACGGACCTTCCATACTGCAGTTATTATTGCGCTTTGATTCTGGTTTAACTACCATGCatgcatcctacaaaatcctggacttcagcatccatggattttggtatccattgaaggtcctggaaccaaaccccagtggataccaagggctaataacaacaatgacgacgacaacaacaacaactctattggatttaatgggacttgagcatccacggattttggtatccacaggggatgcCAGCGGACCCAGCAGATATAAAGGCTCcactgtagtagtaataataatcatattaataatgccccattatattcaatgggacttgagcatcgatAGATTTAGGTATCCACAGccaggatcctggaaccaaacctgaccagataccaaggccccactgtacaaatcccaggattccataggctgcagtgatagcaattaaagtggaatcaaagtgctatatctATCCAGTGTGAAAGAGGCCAAGGACAGGGTTCTGACCCATAGATACCTACTTGTCCCTGGTTTACGAGTGGCTCCTGCCGCCTCCTGCTTTTGGGGGCCTTTCTCAACAGCCAGACTTGGTTGCTTGAGGGCCTGTGCTTCTGGCAGAGAGGACACCCCTGGGTCCGCTGGGGTCTCCTGCATGGAGCCCTTCTGGCCTGGAAGGAACCCATCCTTCAGCTCCTGCTTTTGGGACTGAGCTGCCACCAGACGGATGCTCTCCTGGTGCAGCTTCTTCCTTTGCCGGTGCTTGGCTCTCAGCTTTTTCAGGGTGGGCTGCTGTCCACCCGCTGCCTCTGGACCCTTCTTGGGGTGGTCCTGGCTCAGGAGGTGGGCTGCGGCCAGGTGCCCGGGCAAAAGGACCTCGTTGTTGGCAAGACCCGTCTTCATCTGTTGCTCCAGCTCATCCATCTTGCTCCCTTGGGTCTTGAGGGCATCCTGCAAGCCTTCCAGAACCTTCTGCAGGCTTTCCAGCTTGGTCCACGTGGCCTGGCCCTCCTCTTTCTGAGTGGCCACTTCATGGGTCAAATTGGCCAGGAGGGCCTTCTCTTGCTCCTTCTTGGCTTCGTCCTCCTGGCTTCTTCCCTGCAAGGCGTCCTCCAGGGTGGCGATCACAGAGTCCTGCTTTTTGGctttgctctgcagcttcttcatCCAGGCCTTGAGTTGGTGCAACTCCTCTTCCGTGGCAGCGTGGCTGACGTTGGCCATGGCTTCCAGGGCGTCCTGCCGGCTCAGGAGCTGGTCGA
This genomic stretch from Sceloporus undulatus isolate JIND9_A2432 ecotype Alabama chromosome 8, SceUnd_v1.1, whole genome shotgun sequence harbors:
- the PTX4 gene encoding pentraxin-4 isoform X1, coding for MPALRMAGATQGKLAVLLILAALCLQETLLQPAAEQRKPFFERFRRLEEQFRRFQEVTLLRLQEIAGNYNVSYNIDAKFDQLLSRQDALEAMANVSHAATEEELHQLKAWMKKLQSKAKKQDSVIATLEDALQGRSQEDEAKKEQEKALLANLTHEVATQKEEGQATWTKLESLQKVLEGLQDALKTQGSKMDELEQQMKTGLANNEVLLPGHLAAAHLLSQDHPKKGPEAAGGQQPTLKKLRAKHRQRKKLHQESIRLVAAQSQKQELKDGFLPGQKGSMQETPADPGVSSLPEAQALKQPSLAVEKGPQKQEAAGATRKPGTICNVGSMLVFPNASTENFAAFRPSFLTGLLELSLCSWVRTQARYLGTILSYATEENDNKLVLHGRDAAPRNAVHFVIGDPAFRELPVGRILDGKWHHLCVLWSSIQGRYWFYVDRRVVSMGSHFRKGYEIPPGGSLILGQEQDSLGGGFEPSESFVGFLAGLALWDRILAPGEVSGIAVGNGLPRGPLLTLANVSALHGSAEKVDCACLEHCL
- the PTX4 gene encoding pentraxin-4 isoform X2; its protein translation is MNHLEAALTDPFWPKSEETLLQPAAEQRKPFFERFRRLEEQFRRFQEVTLLRLQEIAGNYNVSYNIDAKFDQLLSRQDALEAMANVSHAATEEELHQLKAWMKKLQSKAKKQDSVIATLEDALQGRSQEDEAKKEQEKALLANLTHEVATQKEEGQATWTKLESLQKVLEGLQDALKTQGSKMDELEQQMKTGLANNEVLLPGHLAAAHLLSQDHPKKGPEAAGGQQPTLKKLRAKHRQRKKLHQESIRLVAAQSQKQELKDGFLPGQKGSMQETPADPGVSSLPEAQALKQPSLAVEKGPQKQEAAGATRKPGTICNVGSMLVFPNASTENFAAFRPSFLTGLLELSLCSWVRTQARYLGTILSYATEENDNKLVLHGRDAAPRNAVHFVIGDPAFRELPVGRILDGKWHHLCVLWSSIQGRYWFYVDRRVVSMGSHFRKGYEIPPGGSLILGQEQDSLGGGFEPSESFVGFLAGLALWDRILAPGEVSGIAVGNGLPRGPLLTLANVSALHGSAEKVDCACLEHCL